The Clostridia bacterium genome window below encodes:
- the mltG gene encoding endolytic transglycosylase MltG, which translates to MEFNQSEFEKNLLRKVNDSDDVPPSKKKIDVDSIHIKDADDVPINTYEGETPRDRAAKLAAWEQQKGRKPGKSTGKAADKDKPKRKVSKSVIFISCVIAASLILTLISWLAIRDCFAFHNKVSEDIPIVVEDGEGLSTITTKLSDADIIDFPLAFRLYYTLIKKNTQVQYGTHYFKKGDDYDAILRKLSEATESRETAEFLVTEGKTQKDVISIISNAGYATRADLTEAINFTQFEDFEFLNDLPERSARLEGYLFPAKYEIYAGESATSIIIRMLKKFDSVFDDLMYERAKDLGMTVDEVITLASVIQAEAGSEDEMPNVSSVFHNRLKNPSYGYLQSCATVQYTMTERKDVLTRADIAVDNKYNTYKYPGLPIGPICNPGLAAIEAALYPADTDYYYFVSDGKGTNVFSRTYAEHTKAKNTYIKDGQFISGTDITDSED; encoded by the coding sequence ATGGAATTCAATCAGTCGGAATTTGAAAAAAACCTGCTCAGAAAAGTGAATGATTCTGACGATGTCCCGCCGTCTAAGAAAAAGATCGATGTGGACAGCATCCATATAAAAGACGCGGATGATGTGCCGATCAATACTTATGAGGGCGAAACGCCGCGCGACCGCGCGGCCAAGCTTGCCGCGTGGGAGCAGCAGAAAGGGAGAAAGCCGGGCAAGTCCACGGGGAAAGCCGCGGATAAGGACAAGCCCAAACGCAAAGTATCTAAGAGCGTCATTTTTATTTCCTGTGTCATCGCCGCGTCTCTGATACTGACTCTCATTTCATGGCTTGCGATACGTGACTGCTTTGCGTTTCATAATAAAGTGAGCGAGGATATCCCGATCGTTGTTGAGGACGGCGAGGGCTTATCCACAATAACGACTAAGCTTTCCGACGCTGATATTATCGATTTTCCGCTTGCATTCAGACTGTACTATACGCTGATAAAGAAGAATACTCAGGTGCAGTACGGAACTCATTACTTCAAAAAGGGCGACGATTATGACGCGATCCTCCGCAAGCTTTCCGAAGCGACCGAAAGCAGGGAAACGGCGGAATTCCTCGTAACAGAAGGGAAAACGCAAAAGGACGTCATAAGCATTATTTCGAACGCGGGATATGCGACGAGGGCGGATCTTACGGAAGCCATAAACTTCACTCAGTTTGAAGACTTCGAATTCCTCAACGATCTTCCGGAGCGTTCCGCACGACTTGAAGGTTATCTGTTCCCTGCGAAATACGAGATTTACGCCGGCGAAAGCGCTACCTCTATCATCATACGTATGCTCAAAAAGTTTGACTCCGTATTTGACGATCTTATGTATGAGAGGGCTAAGGATCTGGGTATGACTGTGGACGAGGTGATAACGCTCGCTTCCGTAATTCAGGCCGAAGCGGGAAGCGAGGATGAAATGCCCAACGTTTCGTCCGTCTTCCACAACCGTTTGAAAAACCCGAGCTACGGCTATCTCCAGTCATGCGCGACCGTGCAATACACGATGACGGAGCGCAAGGACGTTTTGACGCGGGCGGATATAGCGGTCGACAATAAGTATAATACATATAAGTATCCCGGCCTGCCGATCGGACCGATTTGTAATCCGGGCCTCGCAGCGATTGAAGCTGCGCTGTATCCCGCGGATACAGATTATTATTATTTCGTATCCGACGGCAAGGGTACCAACGTATTCTCGCGTACTTACGCGGAGCATACGAAGGCGAAGAACACCTATATCAAGGACGGTCAGTTCATCAGCGGTACCGATATTACTGATTCAGAGGATTGA
- a CDS encoding NAD(P)H-hydrate dehydratase → MEYRVIDDEYVSRFIKPRPEDANKYDFGYILCICGSRGMHGAAVMSATAALRSGAGIVTVAVPREIETAVYPCFTEIMVRGYEKPEDLDRLMEKSDVCVLGCGLGKSDLSEQVVRYVLAKYDKTLVLDADGINILSRDIDIIKDTKATVIITPHAGEMARLTGMTSEEVEADSEIVCADISRELNVVTVLKGAQTVITSPHVKGTIYVNHSGNPGMATAGSGDVLAGITAALAAVIKEPHRAAACAVYIHGLAGDLAADELSMTGMTACDMIERLPKVFKSFE, encoded by the coding sequence ATGGAATACCGTGTCATTGACGACGAATACGTTTCGAGGTTTATAAAGCCGCGTCCGGAGGACGCCAATAAGTATGACTTCGGATATATCCTCTGTATCTGCGGCAGCCGCGGTATGCACGGCGCCGCCGTTATGTCCGCGACCGCAGCGCTCAGAAGCGGAGCGGGTATAGTGACCGTCGCCGTCCCGCGTGAGATCGAGACCGCCGTTTATCCATGCTTCACCGAAATCATGGTGCGCGGCTACGAAAAGCCGGAGGATCTTGACAGACTGATGGAGAAATCCGACGTTTGCGTTCTCGGCTGCGGGCTCGGGAAATCGGACCTTTCAGAGCAGGTCGTCAGATACGTGCTCGCTAAATATGATAAAACGCTCGTTCTCGATGCGGACGGCATAAACATACTCTCCCGCGACATAGATATTATCAAGGATACCAAGGCGACCGTGATAATAACTCCGCACGCCGGAGAAATGGCGCGGCTTACCGGTATGACTTCCGAAGAGGTAGAGGCGGACAGCGAAATCGTCTGCGCAGACATATCGCGGGAGTTGAACGTAGTAACCGTGTTAAAGGGCGCTCAGACCGTTATCACTTCACCGCACGTTAAAGGTACGATCTACGTGAATCACAGCGGAAATCCCGGGATGGCTACCGCCGGGAGCGGCGACGTCCTGGCGGGTATAACCGCCGCGCTTGCCGCCGTTATAAAGGAACCTCACCGCGCAGCCGCGTGCGCCGTTTACATCCACGGACTCGCAGGCGATCTTGCCGCGGATGAGCTTTCGATGACAGGAATGACCGCCTGCGATATGATCGAAAGGCTGCCGAAGGTATTCAAAAGCTTTGAATAA